Proteins from a single region of Halodesulfovibrio sp. MK-HDV:
- a CDS encoding TonB family protein, translated as MNFEVAASKPSDALALEQGVEEPSDAKDCEEAAQRLMRLAVKSYLKEVHIAIEHRKFLPGNGDLSKLIGNVLYSFHIQPDDSFTDIRLVRSSGDSSLDAAARRAIVAASGVTKRPKMIRGQQFTVSITVKYQYSM; from the coding sequence ATGAATTTTGAGGTGGCTGCGAGTAAGCCAAGTGACGCCCTTGCCTTAGAGCAAGGGGTTGAAGAACCTTCTGATGCAAAAGATTGCGAAGAAGCAGCACAACGGCTGATGCGACTTGCAGTGAAAAGCTACTTAAAAGAAGTCCACATAGCGATTGAACACCGAAAATTTCTTCCCGGAAACGGCGATCTTTCTAAGCTGATAGGTAATGTTCTCTACTCCTTCCATATCCAACCGGATGATAGCTTCACAGACATCCGGCTCGTGCGTTCTTCCGGTGATTCATCCCTTGATGCGGCTGCACGTCGAGCCATTGTCGCGGCTAGCGGAGTAACAAAACGACCAAAAATGATTCGCGGTCAACAATTCACCGTCAGCATCACGGTCAAATATCAATACAGCATGTAG
- a CDS encoding biopolymer transporter ExbD — MISFKQHSPRPASPNLTSLLDVVFILLIFFVISAVVTVKGISMELPPAESSKPVSGKSMEIELHSNGDLFCDTKPVTLHDLSHRLRILAEKPFAMQPEHFLLKSAPQARVQQFISIVDVLRKHGFSNLVIVTNSKKAQQETEGNL; from the coding sequence ATGATCTCGTTCAAACAGCATTCGCCGCGTCCGGCTAGTCCCAATTTGACATCACTTTTGGATGTCGTGTTCATTCTTCTGATCTTTTTTGTGATCTCAGCGGTCGTTACGGTGAAAGGCATTTCCATGGAACTACCACCCGCTGAATCTTCCAAACCAGTTTCCGGCAAGTCCATGGAAATTGAATTGCATTCAAACGGTGATCTCTTTTGCGACACAAAACCCGTCACACTTCACGACCTTTCACACCGACTTCGTATTCTTGCTGAAAAGCCTTTTGCCATGCAGCCCGAGCATTTCTTACTCAAATCTGCCCCGCAGGCACGGGTACAGCAATTTATCTCCATCGTAGATGTTTTACGGAAACATGGTTTTAGCAACCTTGTAATTGTTACAAACAGCAAAAAAGCACAACAAGAGACTGAGGGGAATCTATGA
- a CDS encoding MotA/TolQ/ExbB proton channel family protein: MNILQQGGLMMWPLLILSIASFAVVAERFVIFTTRRFPTTDNLRDLFTLARNGDKEAALELVENDAPTYLPLFKILFSDSPEKEKGQELQVAGESLLFSLSRRLDFLSTVVATAPLIGLLGTVFGMIEAFSRLSASNNVDITMLAGGIWQALLTTAAGLCITIPTLLAHGWFCRQHEKTAYAMQRASNAFLEQEL; the protein is encoded by the coding sequence ATGAACATTCTTCAACAAGGCGGCTTAATGATGTGGCCGCTTCTTATCCTCTCTATTGCATCCTTTGCAGTTGTGGCCGAGCGTTTCGTGATATTCACAACACGCCGCTTTCCTACAACGGATAACCTTAGAGATCTCTTTACGCTCGCCCGAAACGGTGACAAAGAAGCTGCCCTTGAGCTAGTAGAAAACGACGCGCCAACCTATCTGCCTTTGTTCAAAATTCTTTTCAGTGACAGCCCTGAAAAAGAAAAAGGACAAGAGTTGCAGGTTGCAGGCGAGAGCCTTCTGTTCTCTCTAAGCAGACGTCTGGATTTTCTCTCTACTGTGGTTGCAACCGCACCGCTTATTGGATTGCTGGGAACCGTATTCGGTATGATTGAAGCATTTTCACGACTTTCTGCATCCAACAACGTGGATATTACGATGCTTGCCGGTGGCATCTGGCAGGCATTACTAACCACAGCAGCTGGGCTTTGCATTACTATTCCAACTTTGCTCGCTCATGGTTGGTTTTGCAGACAACATGAAAAGACTGCTTATGCTATGCAGCGCGCAAGCAATGCCTTTCTCGAACAAGAGCTGTAG
- a CDS encoding GTP-binding protein gives MNLSAILPPQRNKKGQLNLPEVLVNCILAACQHDEFKRLVGWKGLAVCPMGMQAWTMKFRTRSGVYGLLAEQNSESDSNQQAALGLYYFPSPDEPLLESMSLAANHAVVQDDYTQMLRQFSSRIQWAAPFRIASLTFTLGAEEDALSLQMCADDCKLCIAQDGVATNDGQWIIAPGEAEEEIPAHAIATDFYLVLAAAVSNSLGTPPCRFGRSEVASKGVGYDAQGNTFSISQKILTLTDVLGWGKKETVERLASTVLSTPTVSGNAPNRKTLPEPIRSALFWETHDLAAIADKGEHEYAFDTRPSLIVLSGFLGAGKTTFLNQILEYHAARDELVAIIQNEIGKTGVDGKLLEGDDSIIELDEGCVCCTLAGNLSKGIEQLKSQFSPKVIVLETTGLANPFNILGELGTLRPHVRLDSITTLVDAENAPALLAESDIARNQVKAADTIIINKCDLISEHEQQALTERLCTLNSRALMVKTKHGAINPGTLYDFDPLTQLAAGLLPSPLTSPQHTHAMEGFTSSRFTFSKTLLRDELLNTLQLLPKEIFRLKGIVKIAEDDQPNVVQYVSGRYEISHLGSEFVDESFLVAIGRDMDLSILEKLERGHA, from the coding sequence ATGAACCTTTCCGCCATTCTTCCTCCGCAGCGAAACAAAAAAGGGCAGCTAAATCTGCCGGAAGTGCTGGTTAATTGCATTTTAGCAGCCTGCCAGCATGATGAATTTAAACGGTTAGTCGGTTGGAAAGGTCTAGCTGTGTGTCCTATGGGTATGCAGGCATGGACCATGAAGTTCCGCACCCGATCAGGGGTGTACGGCCTTTTAGCTGAACAGAATTCTGAAAGTGATTCCAATCAGCAAGCCGCTCTCGGTTTGTACTATTTTCCTTCCCCTGACGAGCCGTTGCTTGAGTCTATGTCTCTTGCCGCCAACCATGCGGTAGTACAGGACGACTATACGCAGATGCTCCGACAGTTTTCGTCCCGCATCCAGTGGGCAGCTCCTTTTCGTATCGCCTCTTTAACCTTTACGCTAGGGGCAGAAGAAGATGCGCTAAGCTTGCAGATGTGTGCTGATGACTGCAAGCTGTGTATTGCACAAGATGGTGTTGCAACCAATGATGGTCAGTGGATTATTGCACCGGGTGAAGCTGAGGAAGAAATCCCGGCTCATGCCATCGCAACAGATTTTTACCTTGTACTTGCCGCTGCCGTTTCTAACAGCCTCGGAACGCCTCCCTGCCGGTTTGGTAGAAGCGAAGTTGCAAGCAAAGGTGTTGGCTATGACGCACAGGGCAACACCTTTTCTATTTCCCAAAAAATACTCACCCTCACAGACGTCCTCGGGTGGGGGAAAAAAGAAACTGTTGAAAGACTTGCATCCACTGTTCTTTCAACGCCTACTGTTTCAGGAAACGCACCCAACAGGAAGACCCTCCCCGAACCTATCCGCTCAGCGCTTTTTTGGGAGACTCACGACCTTGCCGCCATTGCTGACAAGGGTGAGCATGAGTATGCATTTGACACTCGCCCAAGTCTCATAGTGCTTAGCGGATTTCTCGGTGCTGGGAAAACCACGTTCCTGAATCAGATTCTTGAATACCATGCGGCTCGTGATGAACTGGTCGCGATTATCCAAAACGAAATAGGTAAGACCGGTGTTGACGGTAAGCTGCTTGAAGGAGATGACTCCATCATTGAACTGGATGAAGGATGTGTCTGTTGTACTCTGGCAGGCAATCTTTCTAAAGGGATTGAGCAGCTTAAAAGCCAATTCAGTCCAAAAGTTATCGTGCTGGAAACGACTGGATTGGCAAATCCGTTTAATATTCTGGGCGAACTGGGCACACTACGTCCACATGTTCGGTTAGACTCCATCACTACACTGGTGGACGCTGAAAATGCTCCGGCGTTGCTTGCGGAAAGTGACATCGCTCGTAATCAGGTTAAGGCTGCAGACACCATCATCATCAACAAGTGCGACTTAATTTCTGAACATGAACAGCAGGCGCTGACTGAACGCCTATGCACATTGAACAGTCGTGCTCTTATGGTGAAAACTAAGCACGGCGCTATAAATCCCGGAACACTTTACGACTTCGACCCCCTTACACAACTTGCGGCAGGACTTCTGCCTAGCCCTTTAACATCTCCACAGCACACACACGCCATGGAAGGGTTTACTTCCAGTCGTTTCACTTTTAGTAAAACTTTACTACGAGATGAACTATTGAACACTTTGCAATTGTTGCCGAAAGAGATATTCCGACTCAAAGGGATTGTAAAAATAGCCGAAGATGATCAGCCCAATGTGGTGCAATATGTTTCCGGCCGTTATGAAATCTCGCATCTTGGCAGTGAATTTGTTGACGAGAGTTTTCTCGTAGCCATTGGACGAGATATGGATCTTTCAATACTAGAAAAGTTGGAACGGGGGCATGCATGA
- a CDS encoding MBL fold metallo-hydrolase, with the protein MSNDKKNLSRRDFVKGAATGLVAGAFAGMGMYSYSPMAYDSLEKPQRKQHDFGACRNVRVTNISETSWFNNAHLIGDIHEAGGLLVNQYTLNWPPFANGKGSAQGNYEEGIGSIKELLPNDLKKAWEIQKELALHPDNAGGYSCLIEVEALDGTIHKYLLDTGWSYEWMEDSFKREGIDKMLRDQEIEALIISHEHWDHFWGLPATVKYDNRIPLYVHDGFYEEGLQYIEDCGYKGDLTIVDQPITEIVPGMAVLKFDVPIINRVFGETSLAFNIKDRGLVLISGCCHQGILKFADFAYTNLKYDNDKFYGIYGGLHISPFEDWDPKYDDLVISLGQWGFERIGCNHCTGHLTAKKFIEAGYPVVRGTARFRSASKDYLGNGDKITFGC; encoded by the coding sequence ATGAGCAACGACAAAAAGAACCTCAGCAGACGCGACTTCGTCAAAGGAGCCGCAACCGGCCTTGTGGCAGGCGCTTTTGCTGGTATGGGTATGTATTCCTATAGCCCGATGGCTTATGACAGTCTTGAGAAACCGCAGCGTAAACAGCACGACTTCGGTGCATGCCGCAATGTCCGTGTGACCAACATTTCTGAAACAAGTTGGTTTAACAACGCACACCTCATCGGCGATATTCATGAAGCTGGCGGTCTGCTCGTTAACCAGTACACCTTGAACTGGCCACCGTTCGCCAACGGCAAAGGCTCAGCTCAGGGTAACTACGAAGAAGGCATCGGTTCTATCAAAGAACTGCTTCCAAACGACTTAAAGAAAGCTTGGGAAATCCAGAAAGAGCTCGCTTTGCATCCTGATAACGCCGGGGGTTACTCCTGCCTTATCGAAGTAGAAGCTCTGGACGGAACCATCCATAAATACCTACTAGACACTGGTTGGTCTTACGAATGGATGGAAGATAGCTTTAAGCGCGAAGGCATCGACAAAATGCTGCGCGATCAAGAAATTGAAGCCCTGATCATCTCGCATGAACACTGGGATCATTTCTGGGGTCTGCCTGCAACCGTGAAATATGACAACCGCATCCCGTTGTATGTTCACGATGGCTTTTATGAAGAAGGTCTCCAGTACATTGAAGATTGTGGCTACAAGGGCGACCTGACCATTGTAGACCAACCCATTACTGAAATTGTACCGGGCATGGCAGTACTTAAATTCGACGTACCTATCATCAACCGTGTATTCGGTGAAACTTCTCTCGCGTTCAACATTAAGGATCGCGGCCTAGTACTGATCTCCGGTTGTTGTCATCAGGGCATCCTCAAGTTTGCAGACTTTGCCTACACCAACTTGAAATATGATAATGACAAGTTCTACGGCATCTATGGTGGCCTGCATATCTCGCCTTTCGAGGACTGGGACCCGAAATATGACGACCTTGTGATCTCCCTCGGCCAATGGGGCTTTGAGCGCATCGGCTGCAACCATTGCACCGGTCATCTTACCGCTAAGAAGTTTATCGAGGCTGGTTATCCTGTTGTTCGGGGTACTGCTCGTTTCCGTTCTGCCTCAAAGGATTACCTTGGCAACGGCGATAAAATTACTTTCGGCTGCTAA
- a CDS encoding FadR/GntR family transcriptional regulator: protein MASTQRPLLCQKITAMLQGSSFSIGDRLPGERRLAEMFNTSRNTIREVLCNLETMGYLEIREKSGCYLKSKEGRISWEMLRRRKSLIANRQIIETLMFMAPKLARAEASRLSANDIGKLETATSKLGEAIVNFDLPTVSREYIGFFLALAEVSGNDYLILLMKELAKASQNIEHGGTSLSEVQIHSLFAYHVELFNALKNGQPDQAETLAERCMQTFYQLILPE from the coding sequence ATGGCTTCAACGCAACGACCACTTCTTTGTCAAAAGATTACAGCAATGCTTCAGGGTAGCTCTTTCTCCATTGGAGATCGGCTACCTGGAGAACGCCGTCTTGCCGAAATGTTCAACACAAGCCGAAACACCATTCGAGAAGTACTCTGTAATCTCGAAACCATGGGATACTTAGAGATCCGCGAAAAAAGTGGCTGCTACCTGAAAAGCAAGGAAGGCCGCATCAGCTGGGAAATGCTTCGCAGGCGCAAAAGCCTCATCGCGAACCGCCAAATCATCGAGACTCTCATGTTTATGGCACCAAAGCTTGCACGAGCCGAAGCGTCCCGCCTTTCAGCCAATGACATTGGAAAACTGGAAACAGCCACGTCAAAACTTGGTGAGGCTATTGTTAATTTCGACTTGCCAACAGTCAGTCGCGAATACATCGGATTTTTTCTGGCGTTGGCAGAGGTCTCCGGAAACGACTACCTCATCTTGCTCATGAAAGAGCTCGCCAAGGCCTCCCAAAATATTGAGCACGGTGGAACCAGCCTTTCAGAAGTGCAGATACACTCCCTGTTTGCCTATCATGTGGAACTGTTCAATGCCCTGAAGAATGGCCAGCCCGATCAGGCAGAAACGCTTGCCGAACGTTGTATGCAAACGTTCTATCAGCTGATTCTTCCTGAATAA
- a CDS encoding diguanylate cyclase — MLKHSDSNLSAAENAETYLADYLEHIPAIVWRIDIVRNEISFLNSYTIPTHEEKVRAILQDTQLAKTMILPEDREQFNSCYKQIRNRIKAACVFRLRLGKGVTGWFKLASMPDPNHHSCSIGVLIDVSSQVNTVLATDGMPTLSTKIDLIEDPVLLIHFSDRTVRAANKAAKQFLQYDDDKLLSLTFQKLLQHNTSTTLHQVYEGLIFSDSWSGKLNVSDSQGRSHQCSTHIQAIAHAEENLLWVTMKHNNDCLTCKGTPVHGNEAVPLEAITKSMRKCSTIKELLETMLKALPSDSPTDAIMLSRIFIDKNTVVVIGAGEPFETVSENHIHPYEGSIAENIVRFDLQSHVVMETSKSIKPIDWALFIPRGIRSYYAQPFYEKDVLTSVLIFCSTKGQSYDPDANAPLLALHEEFLKNLKRCMRDR, encoded by the coding sequence ATGCTGAAGCATTCCGACAGCAATCTGTCTGCTGCAGAAAATGCAGAAACATATCTTGCAGATTATCTTGAACACATCCCCGCTATTGTCTGGCGAATCGATATTGTGAGGAATGAAATATCCTTTCTCAACTCATACACTATTCCCACACACGAGGAAAAAGTTCGGGCTATTCTACAGGACACTCAACTTGCTAAAACGATGATTCTGCCTGAAGACAGGGAACAATTTAACAGCTGTTACAAGCAGATTCGTAACCGCATCAAAGCTGCGTGCGTATTCCGGTTACGCCTTGGAAAAGGTGTAACCGGATGGTTCAAACTTGCCTCCATGCCGGACCCTAATCACCACAGTTGTTCCATTGGCGTGCTCATAGACGTTTCCTCACAGGTAAACACTGTACTTGCCACCGATGGCATGCCCACGCTTTCTACCAAAATTGATCTCATCGAAGATCCCGTACTGCTTATCCACTTTTCGGATCGTACCGTCCGTGCCGCTAACAAAGCAGCCAAACAGTTTTTGCAATATGATGACGACAAGCTGCTTTCTTTGACTTTTCAGAAACTTCTGCAACACAACACCAGCACCACCCTGCACCAAGTGTACGAAGGGCTTATTTTCTCAGACAGCTGGAGTGGCAAGCTTAACGTGTCTGACAGTCAAGGCAGAAGCCACCAATGCTCTACTCACATACAGGCAATTGCCCACGCCGAGGAAAACTTGCTGTGGGTCACCATGAAACACAACAATGACTGCCTTACGTGCAAAGGCACCCCAGTTCACGGTAATGAGGCAGTACCGCTAGAAGCCATCACAAAATCTATGCGGAAATGTAGCACCATAAAAGAGCTACTAGAAACCATGCTCAAGGCACTCCCTTCCGACTCCCCAACGGATGCCATTATGCTGTCTCGCATTTTCATTGATAAGAATACCGTGGTCGTTATAGGAGCTGGAGAACCCTTTGAAACCGTGTCGGAAAACCATATCCATCCATACGAAGGGTCCATCGCCGAAAACATTGTCCGTTTCGACCTACAAAGCCACGTGGTCATGGAAACATCCAAGAGCATTAAGCCAATAGACTGGGCACTTTTCATTCCGCGCGGCATTCGTTCCTACTATGCCCAACCTTTTTATGAAAAAGATGTCCTAACAAGTGTTCTTATCTTCTGTTCCACGAAAGGGCAGAGCTACGATCCAGACGCGAACGCCCCGCTGCTTGCGCTTCACGAAGAATTTTTGAAGAACCTTAAGCGCTGTATGCGCGACAGGTAA
- a CDS encoding phage baseplate assembly protein V encodes MSFELAELNRQFNNMVRIGTVHSVDYGENRARVAFGAVVTDYLPWLTRRAAGNLTYDSLEVDEQVFVITPPGQALGVIIGVLNQSKFAAPENSPEIQKTVYKDGSEIMYNRSTHKLTAAIKGDVSVVATGNIEAAAGKNISATADDSVDVTAGTFASITAKNIVLNGQTIINGSLSQGGGSNGGSASFNGSLHTTGKITTDSDVVANVSLNGHTHSCREGGTGSPS; translated from the coding sequence ATGAGTTTTGAACTGGCTGAATTAAATCGGCAGTTTAATAACATGGTGCGGATAGGGACTGTGCATTCTGTTGACTATGGTGAGAACAGAGCGCGAGTGGCATTTGGAGCAGTCGTAACAGATTACTTACCGTGGCTCACAAGAAGAGCTGCGGGAAACCTCACGTATGACTCTTTGGAGGTGGACGAACAGGTATTTGTAATTACGCCTCCCGGGCAAGCTTTGGGTGTAATTATAGGAGTGTTGAACCAGTCTAAGTTCGCTGCGCCGGAGAACAGTCCTGAAATACAGAAAACCGTCTATAAGGACGGTTCTGAAATTATGTACAACAGATCAACTCATAAACTTACTGCGGCCATTAAAGGTGATGTTTCAGTTGTTGCGACAGGGAACATCGAAGCGGCAGCAGGGAAAAATATATCTGCTACAGCAGATGATTCGGTAGATGTAACCGCTGGGACGTTTGCAAGCATTACCGCAAAGAATATTGTTTTAAATGGTCAAACGATAATTAATGGATCGCTTTCTCAAGGTGGTGGCAGCAATGGAGGGAGTGCATCTTTTAATGGTTCTCTACATACGACTGGTAAAATTACTACGGATAGCGATGTGGTAGCGAATGTCTCATTGAATGGGCATACGCATAGTTGCAGGGAAGGCGGGACTGGGTCGCCCAGTTAG
- a CDS encoding GPW/gp25 family protein, translating into MNGINKETGERLSGIEHLRQSICDILSTRIGTRVLNREYGSRLPSLIDAPVNAETSLEFYAATVEALSRWEPRFKLTSVRIASASHGVIALNLVGEYLPDGKRITLEGVEVK; encoded by the coding sequence ATGAATGGCATTAATAAAGAAACGGGAGAGAGGCTTTCTGGCATAGAGCATTTACGGCAGTCAATTTGCGATATTCTGTCAACCCGAATTGGAACTCGTGTTTTAAACCGAGAGTATGGTTCGCGGTTACCGTCACTAATTGATGCGCCAGTGAATGCTGAAACTTCCCTTGAATTTTACGCTGCCACCGTAGAAGCGTTAAGTCGCTGGGAGCCGCGTTTTAAACTAACAAGCGTGCGTATTGCATCGGCGTCACACGGCGTTATCGCACTCAATCTGGTGGGTGAATACTTGCCGGATGGTAAGCGAATTACGCTTGAGGGAGTAGAGGTTAAATGA
- a CDS encoding baseplate J/gp47 family protein, with product MSAFNAINLSQLAPPKIIESLSVEQILKELIAYHEELDPDFTAPLPSDPAYKVFEANAYRELLLRQRINEAVKAVLVAYATGTDLDHLAASVPLQRKLLDAGDPNAYPPTQPVYEACDDFRKRIVMAPEGFSTAGPEGAYTFHALSVVGVKDAHPHSPAPVHVQLYVLGKEENGVPEKAILDNVAAVFSKDVRPFTDYLEVLPAVIQEYEVVATIHILPGPSSDTVLKEARKNLEKYVTDNHKLGTCIARSGIDAALHIAGVSRVDIVSPSADIITQGHEAAFCTKITLGQGSSE from the coding sequence ATGAGTGCATTCAATGCGATCAATCTTTCACAACTCGCGCCTCCAAAGATTATTGAATCTTTGAGCGTAGAGCAAATTCTTAAAGAGCTTATTGCGTATCATGAAGAGCTAGATCCGGATTTTACGGCGCCGCTCCCTTCTGATCCTGCATACAAGGTCTTTGAAGCTAATGCATACAGGGAGCTCCTATTGCGTCAGCGAATTAATGAGGCAGTGAAGGCAGTACTTGTTGCCTATGCTACCGGTACAGATTTGGATCATCTGGCGGCTTCGGTTCCATTGCAGCGCAAGTTGCTGGATGCAGGCGATCCTAATGCATACCCGCCAACACAACCTGTGTATGAGGCTTGTGATGATTTTCGGAAGCGTATTGTGATGGCTCCGGAAGGGTTCAGCACAGCAGGGCCAGAAGGTGCCTACACCTTTCATGCACTGTCGGTTGTGGGGGTAAAGGATGCACATCCGCATTCTCCTGCACCTGTGCATGTTCAACTGTACGTGCTGGGTAAAGAGGAGAATGGGGTTCCGGAAAAAGCTATTCTAGATAACGTTGCTGCAGTTTTTTCTAAAGATGTTCGACCATTCACTGACTATCTTGAGGTACTACCTGCTGTTATTCAGGAGTACGAAGTCGTGGCAACAATTCACATTTTACCTGGGCCGTCCTCAGATACAGTTTTGAAAGAAGCGCGGAAGAATTTGGAAAAGTACGTTACCGACAACCATAAACTCGGTACATGCATTGCCCGTTCCGGTATCGATGCAGCCTTGCACATTGCAGGTGTGTCCCGCGTAGACATTGTTTCTCCGTCCGCGGATATCATCACTCAAGGGCATGAGGCTGCATTTTGTACCAAGATTACTTTGGGGCAAGGGAGCAGTGAATGA
- a CDS encoding phage tail protein I: MTLLPSNATKYERALEKTCARSFSLPVLINTLRNPFECPLEALPWLAFEWSVDEWDEEWSEEQKRQVTARSISVHKKKGTCGAVEEALGALGITVRAIQWWETEPKGVSGTYDLEVQLPAGYKADEATYQEVERVVTAAKNCRSHLGKIALTPAALKQQPIVSGVVFCGEVVTIYELGRIKAN; encoded by the coding sequence ATGACGCTACTTCCCTCCAATGCCACGAAGTATGAACGAGCGTTAGAGAAAACGTGTGCCCGCTCGTTCTCGTTACCTGTCCTCATCAACACATTGCGAAACCCGTTTGAATGTCCATTGGAGGCTCTTCCATGGTTGGCGTTTGAATGGTCGGTTGATGAATGGGATGAAGAGTGGAGTGAGGAGCAGAAAAGGCAGGTAACAGCGCGTTCTATAAGTGTGCACAAAAAAAAGGGCACATGCGGAGCTGTAGAGGAAGCCCTAGGTGCATTGGGAATTACTGTCCGTGCAATTCAATGGTGGGAAACAGAGCCGAAGGGCGTATCTGGAACGTACGACTTAGAGGTGCAGCTTCCGGCCGGCTACAAAGCAGACGAAGCAACCTATCAAGAGGTTGAACGTGTTGTGACTGCGGCTAAAAATTGCCGCTCTCACCTTGGCAAAATTGCTCTTACTCCAGCAGCATTGAAACAGCAGCCGATTGTATCCGGAGTTGTGTTTTGCGGTGAAGTTGTGACTATTTATGAGCTTGGTCGAATTAAAGCAAACTAG
- a CDS encoding phage tail protein yields MPDFYTVVTDTGLQALGLASTQGESFSLTQAVVGDGNSLAVIPNKGMTTLVNEVWRGDVLGIKVDPDDPNTFIFEFAIPADTGGFTIREVGLLDESGKLFCIGNFPETEKPVAVNGSVRDLVIRLPLHFENAEVVNLVINAAVALATKQDVADHNADPQAHRLATTAQTGFVRLATVEEHKAETAQNIACTPFGVWELLKSLMSSAYTSTSTAKLATSKAVNEVYKKFTVHLEDATPHGLPLDEGEAWQVLIKQEDGSIAWGGCYWCPSW; encoded by the coding sequence ATGCCTGATTTTTACACCGTAGTGACTGATACAGGACTTCAAGCATTAGGGCTTGCATCCACACAAGGGGAGAGTTTTTCTCTTACTCAAGCAGTTGTGGGCGATGGGAACAGTTTAGCCGTTATTCCCAATAAGGGGATGACTACACTTGTTAACGAAGTATGGCGCGGAGATGTCTTAGGAATAAAGGTTGATCCTGACGATCCTAATACCTTCATTTTTGAATTTGCCATTCCAGCCGATACAGGTGGCTTCACCATTCGAGAAGTTGGCTTGTTGGACGAAAGCGGCAAGCTGTTCTGCATAGGTAATTTTCCAGAGACCGAAAAGCCTGTTGCCGTAAATGGTTCTGTGCGTGATTTGGTGATTCGTTTACCTTTGCACTTTGAAAATGCAGAGGTTGTGAATCTCGTTATCAACGCTGCTGTTGCCCTCGCAACTAAACAGGATGTGGCTGATCACAATGCCGATCCGCAAGCGCATCGGTTAGCAACAACTGCACAAACAGGTTTTGTGCGTCTCGCTACAGTGGAAGAACATAAAGCTGAGACTGCACAGAATATTGCTTGTACTCCGTTTGGTGTATGGGAATTGCTCAAGTCTTTAATGAGCAGCGCATATACGTCTACCAGTACAGCAAAACTAGCAACCTCAAAGGCTGTGAATGAAGTCTACAAGAAGTTCACAGTACACTTGGAGGATGCCACCCCCCACGGCTTGCCACTTGATGAAGGTGAAGCATGGCAGGTTCTTATAAAGCAGGAAGACGGTAGTATTGCATGGGGGGGCTGTTACTGGTGTCCCAGTTGGTGA